The sequence aagcaggagaatttcttgaaccccagaagtggagattgcagtgagctgagattgtgtcactgcactccagcctgggtaagatagtgagactccatctcaaaaaaaaaaaagaaaatttttgttaCATATTAAATGAGTCATCTTTGCTGAAAAGAATAAGATTGCAGCCTGGGCCTgttaactcatgcctgtaatcccagcactttgggaggctgaggtgggaggacagcttgagcctaggagtttgagaccaccccaggcaacatagggagacccatgTCTCtacaggtattttaaaaattagctgggtgttgtggcacgtgcctgtggtcccagctacttggcaggccaggaggtcaagcctccagtgaactgtgatcacaccactgcagtccagcctggatgacagagctagaccctgtctcaaaaaataataataggccgggtgcggtggctcacccctgtaatcccagcactttgggaggctgaggcaggcagattacaaggtaaggagatcgagaccatcctggctaacacagtgaaaccccgtctctactaaaaatataaacaattagccaggcgtgttggcgggcgcctgtagtcccagctactcgggaggctgaggcaggacaatggcgtgaaccccggaggcggagcttgcagtgagccaagattgtgccactgcactccagcctgggcgacagagcgagactccatctcaaaaaaaaaaataataaataataataataataataataaattgtggGAAATAGggattattttggaaaatataggaaaaatgtTTGTAGTACCCATATGACttagttctttcttttattttttttttttgagaaggagtcttgccctgtcacccaggctggagtgcagtggcacgatcttggctcactgcaagctccgcctcccaggtgcacgccattctcctgcctcagcctcctgagtaaatgggactacaggcacctgccaccatgcccggataatttttttgtatttttagtagagacagggtttcaccatgttagccaggatggtctcaatctcctgacctcgtgatctgcccgccttggcctcccaaagtgctgggattacaggcttgagccacggcacccaCCCATGACTTAGTTCTTAAGAGTATTAAATAATACACCTATACTTCAAATGGGTGAATTGTCTGGTATGTGGACTATATCtaaacaaagcttttttttttttcactctgtcacccaggctggagggcagtgacacgatctcagctcactgcaacctttacccgggttcaagcgattcctgtgcctcagcctccagagtagctgggactacaggcacgtgccaccacgcacagctaatttttgaatttttagtagagacggggtttcaccatgctggccagggtgttctctaactcctgacctcaggtgatctgcctgccttggccccccaaagtgctgggattacaaacgtgaaccaccacacccagcctttttttttttttttttttttttttttttgagacgcaaccttgtgctgttgcccaggctggagtgtagtggcatgatcttggatcactgcaaccttcgcctctgggtttaagcgattctcctgcctcagcctcctgagtagctgggactatgggtgtgcaccaccacgcccgactaatttttgtatttttagtagagatggggttccaccatgttggccaggctggtctcaaactcctgacctcaggtgatcggcctgcctcagcctcccaaagtgctgggattacatgcgtgagccactgcacccagccaacaaagcttttttttttttttttttttgagacagagtcttgctccgtcgccaggctggagtgcagtggcgcgatctaggctcactgcaacttctacttccctggttcaagcgattctcctgcctcagcctcccaagtagctgggattacaggcacccaccaccatgcccacctaatttttctatttttagtagagatggggtttcaccatgttggccaggatagtctcgatctcctgaccttgtgatctgcccaccttggcctcccgaagtgctgggattacaggcatgagccaccgtgcctggccaataaaccttttttttcaaaaaaaaaaaaaaaaaaaggctgggtgtagtgcctcatgcctgtaatccgagcactttgggaggccaaggcgggtggatcacctgaagtcaggagtcggagaccagcctgaccaacatggagaaacccagtatctactaaaaacataaaaataaaaattagctgggttggtGGCGTGggatcttgggaggctgaggcagaagaatggcttgaacccgggaggcagaggttgcagtgagccaagatggtgccactgcattccagccttggagacctagcaagactccgtctcaaaaagcaaacaaagaaacaaacaaaactacagaaaaaggctgagaataaaagaaaaaacacccaTGCACACTCCACCTAGATTAacaaatgtttaacattttgccatatttaaatcagactttttaaaaaagaaacaaaaagttacaGATATATTTGAAGCCCCTTCTAATCTCATTCCAGGTcctgtttccttcccttcctcaccAGAGGCTGCCACAACAGGGTATTACAAGTATTTTTTTACACATCTACTGTCTTTCCTGTGGAACTGAGTTCCTTGAGAGCAGTGACAATGACTTACCCAATGTTATGTCTCTAGTTCCTGGCACAGAAAGGGGCTTGGATATCATAGACAAGTGGATGGAAGGAgaggtgggtagatggatagatagacacACAGATGAAAGGTAGAAAGAATAGATggaggtggctgggcatggtggctcacacctgtaatcccagcactttgggaggacgaggcgggtggatcatgaggtcaggagatcgagaccatcctggctaacacgtctctactaaaaatacaaaaaaaaaaaattagccgggcgcggtggcgggcgcctgtagtcccagctactcaggaggctgaggcaggagaatggcgtgaacccgggaggcggagcttgcagtgagccgagatcgcgccactgcactctagcctgggcaacagagcaaaattctgtctcaaaaaaaaaaaagaaaagaaagaatacatgGAGGATAGATGGCTGATAGAAGAAAGGATGGATAAACAGGTGAGTGAATGAAAGGATAGGcagatggagggaaggaagggtggCTAGATGGGAAAATGCAAGGAGGGAGGAATGGATGAGTGGCTAGAAGGACATGTAGATGGAtggtggaaggatggatggatggaaagataGAAATGTAGAACCCTAGCCTACAACACAATGCTGGCCTGGGAGGCCAGGAGCTGGTCTAGCACCCACAGGTACATGCTCTCTTGCAGGTGTGGGCGGCACACCCTTTCCTTCTCTGGCCCCACCAATCATGCTGCTGGTGGATGGAAAGCAGCAGATGGTGGTGGTCTGCCTGGTCCTTGATGTTGCACCCCCTGGCCTTGACAGCCCCATCTGGTTCTCAGCCGGCAATGGCAGTACACTGGATGCCTTCACCTATGGCCTTTCCCCAGCAACGGATGGCACCTGGACCAACTTGGCCCATCTCTCCCTGCCTTCTGAGGAGCTGGCATCCTGGGAGCCTTTGGTCTGCCACACCGGGCCTGGGGCTGAGGGCCACAGCAGGAATACACAGCCCCTGCAGCTGTCAGGTGGGAATGGAGCCTGGGCCCTTGCAGATGCTCCCTGTCCCCTTCCACACACCAGGATATGGTTGAAGGGAGGGCAGGCTCTAGGCCACAAAGGCATGAAGGGTGTCCAAGTGCAGAGCCTCCGGGTGAGGTGACACCTGGGCTCAGGGGAGAGTGGCCTCAGGGCCATGAATTCTGGGATTTGCAACTGCAATATCTGTTTGAAATCCAGGCTTTGCAGCATGGCTTCCAAGGATAAAAATGCCTTCTTCCACCTAGGATTCATTATACACACATAGATAGATCACCCTGTGTACATGACACCCTATAAGGACCAAACTAATTAACAAATCACTACCAGTTATTGAGTGTTTACTCTGTTCCAGGCAGTGTTCTACAGACTTCACATTTATGAGACAGGTCATATAATTCCCTCAATTTTACAGGCACGGGGAGGTTAAGCAACATGTCTAAAGCCAGCTATTTTTGTTTCCCCCTCCACTGTGTTTTGAAACAGTCAGCTATTATTATCACTCACCAGATGACTTGCTTCCTCTCTAGGGATtatctcagttttgtcatcttcCAAATGGGAATGTTTGTTAACTAAGTGCCCTGACTTCCAAAGAATGCTGTGAAGACAGTCAGTTCCTTATCTGAGAGTTCCGGGCACCCCAGCCTTCCCAGGGCACAGAACAGGGGACAGTGCAAAGTGAGGGATGTTTGGGTCCTCAGAGGACTTGCAGCAAATGGGCTCAGGGTTTCTGCTGCTGGCTCACTTGTCCACTTACCCCAAATGCCTCGACACCCACCCTGTGCCAGGGCCTGGGCATAGCACTGGGGATGCCCTCCAGAGTGCATGGCCCATCCCCAAAGACTCATTACCTTCTCCCTGGACAACAGGAGAGGCTTCTACAGCCAGGACCTGCCCCCGGGAGCCTCTCAGGGGTGAGTACTCCGGGCAAGGGGTGGGGAATAAGAGGCTGGGACCAGGACCTTGGGCCTGGGGAGTGGGGCATTCAGCTCTGGCCTAATGGGTCTTACACTGGAGGTCAGTAGGTGTCCCATGTAGAGGCTGTCATGCTAGGTTTGGGGCACTGGCTAGCATGGGCCTCGGTCTACCTAGGATAAGATGGGGGTGAATCCTTTGACCCCAGCCCAATTCCTGGACATTAGTTGAGAAGCACAGGTGACAGCTAACAGAGGGGTCTTTGGAGTCCTCCTTGGGCAGCCCAGGCAGGGGGGTCTCAGCATTAGAGTCTGTGTAAATGGGAGGCTGTCTGGGGTGATGGAAAGAGCATGGACGGACAGTCATGAAGTTGGGCTGTGGTCCAACTCTGCTTCCTGACCAAATAGAGAattttgaggctgggcgcagtggctcacgcctgtaatcccagcactttgggaggcggaggtgggtggatcacgaggtcaggcgttcgagaccagcctggccaacatggtgaaaccctgtctctactaaaaatacaaaaattagccgagcgtagtggcgcacgcctgtagtcccagctactcgggaggctgaggtagaagaatcacttgaacccgggaggtggaggttgcagtgagatgagatcgtgccactgcactccagcctgggtgacagagtgagactccatctaaaaaaaaaaaaaaaagaattttgagcTAGTTACTCTCTGCATCAGATGCTAATTAATTCCTGCGTGgccccccacccctacccccatgATTGTtggggaataaaataaaatgaaggccaGGAAGGTATTTATTATTACCAGTAAGAACTGAGGCTAGACACCGGGAAGGACTTTCCCTGGAGGAGGGGGTGAAGGGGACGGGCAAGGGCAGAGGACAAGGCCCTCTcctccattctctcctggcctggggGGCTGCGGGCTCCTGCGGGCTCCTGAGCGGTTCCTCCTCGCAGGGACACCGGGTGGGGCGCTGTGGCTGGGGGTGCTGCGGCTGCTGCTCTTCAAGCTGCTGCTGTTTGACCTGCTCCTGACCTGTAGCTGCCTGCGCGACCCCGCGGGCCCGCTGCCTTCCCCCGCAACCGCCACCCGCCTGCTAGCCCTTGGCTCCCACcgactgcacctggccacagagACTGGGGGAAGAGAGGCCACCAGCTCACCCAGACCCCAGCCTTGGGACCGCCGCTGGAGTGACACCCCTCCAGGTCGGAAGCCCGGGAGCCCAGTCTGGGAGGAAGGGTCTTACCTCAGCAGTTACCCCACTTGCCCAGCACGGGCCTGGTGCTCAAGATCTGCCCGCGGGACTCCTTCCTCGAGTCTTGGAGCATTTTTTGCAGGTGACCTGCCTCCTCCTCTGCAGGCAGGAGCTGCCTGAGGGCAGGGTTCTACCTCCCCCCCCCACACTGTGTGAGGCTGTGTCTCTCCCATCCAACAGGGGACCCCTTGAGAATGGTGATCCACCCAGTTACAGGGGCATTTAGGGAGCAGATGACtgagaacattaaaaaagaacttaaatgacacagcaaatgaaaaatgtttgaatTCATGTCTATCCTGGGAGGAGGGAATTTGGCAGAGTCAGGAGTAGCAAAAATCCAGGAAAGCTCCCTTGAGGAAGAGGGCTTCCTGAGACAGAACTTGGGAACTGCAGAGTGGGGCTGGTGGCTGGGAAGGCAGCTGTCTCCTCCCCCAACAGCAAGGGGGGAGGCCCCCTCTTCTCCTCACCCTGGCCCAACCTCTGTGAGAGGTCAGGGCAGAGAGCCCAGGAACCCAGGAAAGTGGGTGCTGGGTCTGATGTGAACTCCTGTACAGAGGTGAACAGGGCCAGGGTTTCCCGGGAACAGGATCATTTTCAATAACAAGAGTATCAGATATTAATTCCAACTTACAGTTTATTAATCAATCaattgattgattaattgatCAATTAAGAGTcattattcatttgaaaaatattctttaagcATCAACCCTAAAGAGGTTTGGCTTTTTTGGTTTGGTTGTTATATAAAGAAGATTCTTGTATTGATCGAGTATGAGGCTTCCACAGTAGAGCATAACGTGTGTGTCCCGTGCTTGCCCAGTGCTGGCAGGAAATCCAGCCTTTCCCAAGGGTTCTCCGCTAGTAATCACTCCAAGAGACTCTGGGTACTGTCATGTAAATTCACCTGTCCCTTGGACCCCATAGGATAGTCTGCTGGATCAACTTTAGTCTTCCTTCCCCCAGGGAGGGGATGGGGAACTATGCCCCAGCACCCCAACACATGGTTTCAAGGACACCCTCAGTTTCCCTGAGCCTCTGTGCTCTCTCAGCTACTGTTCCATAAAAACTCTCACTGCCTCCTCCACTGCTCATCTCTCACCAGCCTGAAAGGAGATTCTCCCACTTGTTTTGGGGATTCTTGGGTGCtggtggctgggggtgggagggtccCATAGCTTCTGGGGGTGGGAGGGTCCCATAGCTTCTAGGGATGAATCTGTCCACCATCCCCACAAGGCATGTTCCTTCCCTGACACACAGACTGAGGGAGGGTGTGGGCAGGGGCCCAACTATAGCCTCAGACTTTCTCTGGCCACTATCCCTTCCCAGCTGTCCTGCCAGATGCTGAGCCCAGGCTTCTCAATCTCCACTGTCAGGCTGGCTTAATCTTATTTCCCAGGAGGGCTTCTGAGCCGAGGTGAATCAAGGGCCATCCATGGCCAAGCTCTGAGCCtacccaagtattttattttattttattttattattttattttttgagacagggtctcactctgtcccccagggtggagtgcagtggtgcgatctcgactcactgcaatctctgtctcccgggttccagcaattctcccacctcagcctctcaagtagctgggactacaggcacacgccaccatgcctggctcatttttgtattttttggtagagacagggtttcgccacattggccaggctggtcttgaacttctgacctcaagtgatccacctgccttggcctcccgaagtgctggaattataagtgtgagccaccgtgcccagcttgagCCAACCCAAGTCTTATCAAGCCTAGAAAACATGGAAGACCTTAGGAGGGTGTCCTGATCTTGTACACTGTGGAATTCCACATGCCACAGCCCCTGCCTATCCAAAGTGCTTTGTTACCAACACAGTTTTGGATAGGAAACTAAAGTCAGAAAGTGACAAGGCCTGGGCCTCAGTGCTCTGAAGTCTTCATAAAAATAGCATAAATATCCAACCTCTAGGAAGGAAACAAGAAGGTATCAGGGAACAGGGTTTTATGGCTAATTTGCAGACAACTTCCCAGAGAAGCAACTTTGGTTTGTGTGCGTCTGTAGGACAGTGAGTTCAGGGGCAGCCTAAAGAAGACCTCAAAACCAAGAGTgctcctctttatttttattttttgagatggagtctcgctctgtcgccaggctggagtgcagtggtgtgatctcggctccctgcaacctccacttccagggttcaagcgattctcccgcctcagcctcccaagtagctgggactacaggcacccaccaccacggctaattttttgtgtttttagtagagacagggtttcaccatattggctaggctggtctcaaattcctgaccttgtgatctgcccgccgtggcctcccaaagtgctggaattacaggcatgaaccaccgcgcccggcatttattatttttgagacggagtctccccctgtcgcccaggctggagtgctatggcgtgatctcggctcattgcaacctccatctcccaggttcaagcaattctcctgcctccacctcccgagtagctgggattacaggtgtgtgccaccacgcccggctaattttttgtatctttagtagagatggggtttcggcatcttggccaggctggtcttgaactcctgccctcgtgatccgcccacctcggcctcccaaagtgctggaattataggcgtgagccaccaagcccagcctcctctttattatttatttatttatttttgagatgggggggtGGTCTagctatgttgatcaggctggtctcgaactcctggcctctagcagttctcccatcttggcctcccaaagtgctgggattacagacctcagccacggcacctggcctttttcttcctcttctttgttgagacagggtctcactctgttgcccaagctggtctccaactcctgggctcaggtgatcctcccgccttggcctcccaaagtgctgggattacaggcgtgagccattaagTGTTCCTCTCAATGACACAGCAGATGCGAGTTTTACTGAGTATCTCCTTGTGCCAGGCACCCTGTTGTTGCTGGGGAagcggaagagagagagaatcgTTAATCGGCTAAATTTCTGCCTTCTGAGAGCTCAgaatcaagaaataaataatagggCAGTAAAAGGGGCTGGGAttacatacaaaaagaaaattaatgccTGAACTTTTTACAATCTGCTCGATAAGCTTTAATTCTATTAACCTATTTGAGCTTCCCAACAACAGGCAAGCTCCCACAGCAGCTAGGAGGATCACTTTGTCATACAAatagaaacaggctcagagaggaagTCATTTGTTCTAGTTCTCACTAAGACAAATCTACTGGGTACTAAGAAAGTTTGAAGGCTGGGGACAGTTTGAGTCGTCCTGCTCGCACCTTAAGCGCCTACAAGAGTGCCTGGCTATAACAACCACAATaccaataataaaatttaaaaacaggtgTTCAGTAAGGACTTGCGGCATTAGGACCCCAGGAGGGAAGTGACGTTCGAGGAGGCGGAGAAAGCCGCGAAGACGGCCTTCTCCACATCTTCCAGCACCTGCGCGCCTGAATGCGTCCCACCCAGGCCCAGACGCAGGCTTCTCCTCGGGTCCTGGTCCTGCATCCTCTCTCTCCCAGAGCCTCCGTTAGGGGGTGGGAAAGGACGTTGCCATAGGTCGCTGAGGCCACCATCTGC is a genomic window of Pongo pygmaeus isolate AG05252 chromosome 5, NHGRI_mPonPyg2-v2.0_pri, whole genome shotgun sequence containing:
- the PTCRA gene encoding pre T-cell antigen receptor alpha isoform X1 — protein: MAGTWLLLLLALGCPDLPTGVGGTPFPSLAPPIMLLVDGKQQMVVVCLVLDVAPPGLDSPIWFSAGNGSTLDAFTYGLSPATDGTWTNLAHLSLPSEELASWEPLVCHTGPGAEGHSRNTQPLQLSGEASTARTCPREPLRGTPGGALWLGVLRLLLFKLLLFDLLLTCSCLRDPAGPLPSPATATRLLALGSHRLHLATETGGREATSSPRPQPWDRRWSDTPPGRKPGSPVWEEGSYLSSYPTCPARAWCSRSARGTPSSSLGAFFAGDLPPPLQAGAA
- the PTCRA gene encoding pre T-cell antigen receptor alpha isoform X2 → MAATSPGPWVSRPTHSPIWFSAGNGSTLDAFTYGLSPATDGTWTNLAHLSLPSEELASWEPLVCHTGPGAEGHSRNTQPLQLSGEASTARTCPREPLRGTPGGALWLGVLRLLLFKLLLFDLLLTCSCLRDPAGPLPSPATATRLLALGSHRLHLATETGGREATSSPRPQPWDRRWSDTPPGRKPGSPVWEEGSYLSSYPTCPARAWCSRSARGTPSSSLGAFFAGDLPPPLQAGAA